Proteins from a single region of Segatella copri:
- a CDS encoding serpin family protein, whose translation MNKTVFSAAILASAAMAMTSCSSSKNAQNENATKAEKITEAEAARPSADEKMDESYLILSEAQQNIVKKNNDFAFKLYQQISGMDSEVVSPMSIAYLMGMLANGADGQTQQEILKAIGCESVSVKELNDCYKALMLSAGKLDKQTTVNIANFIAINKNFTLNSDFAHTVADSYQAGVESMDFTSPKSATRINDWCKKQTKGMIPSIIDQVDPAAVSYLLNAIYFNGIWQEKFDAKNTRLENFSGYTRDIKKVNMMHQNKKFAYTENDMLQAVELPYGNGSYQMTVLLPKAGKSISEVMKEMDADKLQKLSNDMERCQVDLKFPKFTTEMDLSLNQIISKLGAPSIFQPGTADFSRFANGSFYVSKMLQKAKIEVSERGTKAAAVTAAVMLTSLGPHEMKHVEFHANRPFVYFITERNSGAILFMGQFLGE comes from the coding sequence ATGAATAAGACAGTATTTAGTGCAGCTATTTTAGCTTCAGCCGCAATGGCAATGACTTCTTGCAGCTCAAGCAAGAATGCACAGAATGAGAACGCAACAAAGGCTGAGAAGATAACGGAGGCAGAGGCTGCCCGTCCGTCAGCAGATGAGAAAATGGACGAGAGTTATCTTATCCTCTCAGAGGCTCAGCAGAACATCGTGAAGAAGAATAATGATTTCGCTTTCAAGCTCTATCAACAGATCAGCGGCATGGATTCTGAGGTGGTTTCGCCGATGAGCATCGCCTATCTGATGGGAATGCTTGCCAATGGTGCCGACGGCCAGACTCAGCAGGAGATTCTGAAGGCAATCGGTTGCGAGAGCGTGAGCGTGAAGGAACTCAACGACTGTTATAAGGCGCTGATGCTTTCGGCTGGCAAGCTCGACAAGCAGACAACCGTAAACATTGCCAACTTTATCGCTATCAACAAGAATTTCACATTGAACAGCGATTTCGCTCACACCGTAGCCGATTCTTATCAGGCTGGCGTGGAGAGCATGGACTTTACCTCTCCTAAATCTGCCACTCGCATTAATGACTGGTGCAAGAAGCAGACTAAAGGAATGATTCCTAGCATCATCGACCAGGTAGACCCTGCAGCCGTTTCTTACCTTCTGAATGCTATTTATTTTAATGGAATTTGGCAGGAGAAGTTTGATGCGAAGAACACTAGACTCGAGAACTTCAGCGGTTACACCCGCGATATTAAGAAGGTGAACATGATGCACCAGAACAAGAAGTTTGCCTATACTGAAAATGATATGTTGCAGGCTGTAGAGCTGCCATACGGAAATGGAAGTTATCAGATGACCGTTCTTCTTCCTAAGGCTGGCAAGAGCATCAGCGAGGTGATGAAGGAGATGGATGCTGATAAACTTCAGAAGTTGAGTAATGACATGGAACGTTGCCAGGTAGATTTAAAATTCCCTAAGTTTACCACAGAGATGGATTTGTCGCTCAACCAGATTATCAGTAAATTGGGAGCTCCAAGCATCTTCCAGCCAGGCACGGCAGATTTCAGCCGTTTTGCCAATGGCAGTTTCTACGTATCGAAGATGTTGCAGAAGGCTAAGATTGAGGTAAGCGAGCGTGGAACAAAGGCTGCTGCCGTAACAGCTGCTGTGATGCTGACCTCGCTGGGTCCTCACGAGATGAAGCATGTAGAATTTCATGCCAACCGCCCATTCGTTTATTTCATTACCGAACGTAACAGTGGAGCCATTCTCTTCATGGGTCAGTTCCTGGGAGAATAA
- a CDS encoding ATP-binding protein, with the protein MEEAFFRTHTYLVEHTNAPVRRTLMDEIDWSDRLIGIKGTRGVGKSTFLLQYAKEHFGPTDRKCLFVNMNNFYFQSRGIADFAGDFVRHGGRTLLIDQVFKQSDWSKELRKCYDLYPELRIVFTGSSVMRLKEENPELNGIVKSYNLRGFSFREFINLQTGNSFQPYTLDEILRNHEHIIKQILPKVSPMKYFQDYLHHGFYPFFLENRNFTENLLKTMNMMTEVDILLIKQIELKYLTKIKRLFYQLAVKGAKAPNVSQLAEEINTSRATVMNYIKYLADARLINMIYPTGQEFPKKPSKVMMHNSNLMYAIYPIKIDKQEVMETFFVNSLWKDHKVSQTGKDHYFIVDGEKKFRICDAQSPNKVRNNPDIIYARYNTEVGKDNRIPLWLLGFLY; encoded by the coding sequence ATGGAAGAAGCATTCTTCAGAACACATACATACCTCGTAGAGCATACGAACGCACCAGTAAGACGTACTCTGATGGACGAAATCGACTGGAGCGATCGTCTGATTGGCATTAAGGGAACACGCGGTGTAGGAAAGTCTACATTCCTCCTTCAATATGCCAAGGAACACTTTGGCCCTACTGACCGCAAGTGTCTGTTTGTGAATATGAACAATTTCTATTTTCAAAGCAGAGGAATCGCAGATTTTGCAGGCGACTTTGTTCGCCACGGCGGCAGAACCCTTCTCATCGACCAGGTCTTCAAGCAGTCGGACTGGAGCAAGGAGTTGCGCAAATGTTACGACCTCTATCCAGAGTTAAGAATCGTGTTCACAGGTTCCAGCGTGATGAGACTGAAGGAAGAGAATCCTGAGCTCAATGGAATCGTGAAAAGCTATAACTTGCGAGGCTTCTCTTTCAGAGAGTTTATCAACCTGCAGACTGGCAACAGTTTCCAGCCATATACACTCGATGAAATCTTGCGCAATCACGAGCACATCATCAAGCAGATACTGCCCAAGGTGAGCCCGATGAAATACTTTCAGGACTACTTGCATCATGGATTCTATCCATTCTTCCTGGAGAACCGCAACTTCACAGAGAATCTACTAAAGACAATGAACATGATGACCGAGGTAGACATCCTCCTCATCAAGCAAATCGAACTGAAATATCTCACCAAAATCAAGCGGCTCTTCTATCAGCTAGCTGTAAAAGGTGCCAAGGCTCCCAACGTGAGCCAGCTTGCCGAAGAGATCAACACCAGCAGAGCTACGGTAATGAACTACATCAAATATCTTGCTGATGCGCGACTCATCAACATGATTTACCCTACCGGGCAGGAGTTCCCTAAGAAACCATCCAAGGTGATGATGCACAACTCCAACCTGATGTACGCCATCTATCCTATCAAGATAGACAAGCAGGAGGTGATGGAAACATTCTTCGTCAACTCGCTCTGGAAAGACCACAAGGTAAGCCAGACCGGCAAGGACCACTACTTCATTGTAGATGGTGAGAAGAAGTTCAGAATCTGCGATGCGCAATCTCCAAACAAGGTGCGCAACAATCCCGACATCATCTACGCCCGATACAATACCGAGGTAGGCAAGGACAACAGGATTCCGTTATGGCTTCTGGGGTTCCTATATTAG
- the nifJ gene encoding pyruvate:ferredoxin (flavodoxin) oxidoreductase → MAKEKKFITCDGNTAAAHVSYMFTEVAAIYPITPSSPMAEHVDEWAAKGRKNLFGQRVSIQEMESEAGAAGAVHGSLQAGALTSTYTASQGLLLMIPNMYKIAGELLPCVFNVSARTLASHSLCIFGDHQDVMACRQTGFAMFCSGSVQEVMDLSAVPHLATLETKVPFINFFDGFRTSHEYHKIEEMDMEDIRPLVKEEFIEDFRNRALTPERPVTRGTAENPETFFTHREACNTYYDAIPEVVEKYCQEMTKITGREYHLFNYYGAEDAENIIILMGSATEPAREAIDYLNKQGKKVGMVAVHLFRPFSVDFLKKTIPATVKRIAVLDRTKEPGAEGEPLYLDVKSALYDDERKPLIVGGRYGLGSSDTTPAKIVAVFKNLELPQPKNHFTVGIVDDVTFTSLPEEEEIPMGGDDLFEAKFYGLGADGTVGANKNSVQIIGNNTNKYCQAYFSYDSKKSGGFTCSHLRFGDSPIHSAYQVNTPNFVACHVQAYLHMYDVTRGLRKNGFFLLNTIFDGEELVNFIPNKVKRYFAQNNITVYYINATKIAQEIGLGNRTNTILQSAFFRITEVIPLDLAVEQMKAFIVKSYSKKGQDVVDKNFGAVDRGGEYKQLTVDPAWANLADDEAKEDDAPAFVKELVRPINGQAGDLLKVSDFVKHDTVDGTWQNGTSAFEKRGVEAFVPVWNVENCIQCNKCSFVCPHAAIRPFVLTDEELAGIEGLATQDVKAPKALAGMHFRVEISVLDCLGCGNCADVCPGKKGEKALTMVPFNVDAEDMVKEAANWEYLVHNVASKQDLVDIKQSPKNSQFAQPLFEFSGACSGCGETPYVKLISQLFGDRQMIANATGCSSIYSASIPSTPYTKNAKGQGPAFDNSLFEDFCEFGLGMVMGNKKMKERIAHLLEEAKAQEHVPAEFVAAADKWIANMNDSEGSKEAAAELKPLIAAGAEKGCPICKELKTLDHYLVKRSQWIIGGDGASYDIGYGGLDHVLASGEDVNILVLDTEVYSNTGGQSSKSTPLGAIAQFAAQGKRIRKKDLGLMQTTYGYIYVAQVAMGADNAQTLKAIREAEAYPGPSLIIAYAPCINHGLKRKGGMGRSQHEEELAVECGYWHLWRYNPLLADEGKNPFTLDSKAPKWENFRDFLLGEVRYLSVQKAFPKEADELFSQAEKMAKLRYQTYVRKSQEDWSEQI, encoded by the coding sequence ATGGCTAAAGAGAAAAAATTTATCACTTGTGATGGTAACACAGCTGCCGCACACGTAAGCTACATGTTTACTGAGGTTGCTGCTATCTACCCTATTACTCCATCATCACCAATGGCGGAGCATGTAGATGAATGGGCTGCCAAAGGTCGTAAGAACCTTTTCGGTCAGCGAGTTTCTATCCAGGAAATGGAATCTGAGGCTGGTGCTGCCGGTGCAGTTCACGGTTCTCTCCAGGCTGGTGCCTTGACTTCAACTTACACTGCTTCTCAGGGTTTGTTGCTGATGATTCCTAACATGTACAAGATTGCTGGTGAGTTGCTCCCTTGCGTGTTCAACGTATCAGCTCGTACATTGGCTTCTCACTCACTTTGTATCTTCGGTGACCATCAGGACGTAATGGCTTGCCGCCAGACAGGTTTCGCTATGTTCTGCTCAGGTTCTGTTCAGGAGGTTATGGACCTCTCTGCAGTTCCTCACTTGGCTACATTGGAGACAAAGGTTCCTTTCATTAACTTCTTCGATGGTTTCCGTACTTCTCACGAGTACCACAAGATCGAGGAGATGGATATGGAAGACATCCGTCCATTGGTTAAGGAAGAGTTCATCGAGGACTTCCGTAACCGTGCTTTGACCCCTGAGCGTCCTGTTACTCGCGGTACCGCTGAGAACCCAGAGACATTCTTTACTCACCGTGAGGCTTGCAACACTTACTACGATGCAATCCCTGAGGTTGTAGAGAAGTACTGCCAGGAGATGACTAAGATTACTGGTCGTGAGTACCACCTCTTCAACTACTATGGTGCTGAGGATGCTGAGAACATCATCATCCTGATGGGTTCTGCTACAGAGCCAGCTCGCGAGGCTATCGACTACTTGAACAAGCAGGGCAAGAAGGTTGGTATGGTTGCAGTTCACCTGTTCCGTCCATTCTCTGTTGACTTCTTGAAGAAGACTATCCCAGCTACTGTTAAGCGTATCGCTGTTCTCGACCGTACTAAGGAGCCAGGTGCAGAGGGTGAGCCATTGTACCTCGACGTTAAGTCAGCTCTCTACGATGACGAGCGCAAGCCATTGATCGTTGGCGGTCGCTACGGTCTCGGTTCTTCTGATACAACTCCAGCCAAGATTGTTGCTGTATTCAAGAACCTCGAGTTGCCACAGCCAAAGAACCACTTCACTGTAGGTATCGTTGATGACGTTACATTCACTTCTCTCCCAGAAGAGGAGGAAATCCCAATGGGTGGCGACGACTTGTTCGAGGCTAAGTTCTACGGTTTGGGTGCTGACGGTACTGTTGGTGCTAACAAGAACTCAGTTCAGATCATCGGTAACAATACCAACAAGTATTGCCAGGCATACTTCTCTTACGACTCTAAGAAGTCTGGTGGTTTCACCTGCTCTCACTTGCGTTTCGGCGACAGCCCTATCCACAGCGCTTATCAGGTAAATACTCCTAACTTCGTAGCTTGTCACGTACAGGCTTATCTCCACATGTACGATGTAACACGTGGTTTGCGTAAGAACGGTTTCTTCCTGTTGAACACTATCTTCGATGGCGAGGAGTTGGTTAACTTCATCCCTAACAAGGTAAAGCGTTACTTCGCTCAGAACAACATCACTGTTTACTATATCAACGCAACTAAGATTGCTCAGGAGATTGGTCTCGGTAACCGTACCAACACCATCCTCCAGTCTGCATTCTTCCGTATCACAGAGGTTATTCCTTTGGATCTCGCTGTAGAGCAGATGAAGGCATTCATCGTTAAGTCTTACTCTAAGAAGGGTCAGGACGTTGTTGACAAGAACTTCGGCGCTGTTGACCGTGGTGGTGAGTACAAGCAGTTGACAGTAGATCCAGCTTGGGCTAACCTCGCTGACGATGAGGCTAAGGAGGATGACGCTCCAGCATTCGTTAAGGAGCTCGTTCGTCCTATCAACGGCCAGGCAGGTGACCTCTTGAAGGTTTCTGACTTCGTTAAGCACGACACAGTTGACGGTACTTGGCAGAATGGTACTTCAGCATTCGAGAAGCGTGGTGTTGAGGCATTCGTACCAGTATGGAACGTTGAGAACTGTATCCAGTGTAACAAGTGTTCATTCGTTTGTCCTCACGCAGCTATCCGTCCATTCGTATTGACCGACGAGGAGCTCGCAGGCATCGAGGGTCTCGCGACTCAGGATGTTAAGGCACCTAAGGCTTTGGCTGGAATGCACTTCCGCGTTGAGATTTCAGTACTCGACTGTCTGGGTTGTGGTAACTGTGCTGACGTCTGCCCAGGTAAGAAGGGTGAGAAGGCGTTGACAATGGTTCCATTCAACGTTGACGCAGAGGATATGGTCAAGGAGGCAGCTAACTGGGAGTATCTCGTACACAACGTTGCTTCTAAGCAGGATCTCGTTGACATCAAGCAGAGCCCTAAGAACTCTCAGTTCGCTCAGCCATTGTTCGAGTTCTCTGGTGCTTGCTCTGGTTGTGGTGAGACTCCATACGTTAAGTTGATTTCTCAGCTCTTCGGTGATCGTCAGATGATTGCTAACGCTACTGGTTGTTCTTCTATCTACTCAGCTTCTATCCCATCTACTCCATATACAAAGAACGCTAAGGGTCAGGGTCCTGCATTCGACAACTCATTGTTCGAGGACTTCTGCGAGTTCGGTCTCGGTATGGTAATGGGTAACAAGAAGATGAAGGAGCGTATCGCTCACTTGCTCGAGGAGGCTAAGGCTCAGGAGCATGTTCCTGCTGAGTTCGTAGCAGCTGCTGACAAGTGGATTGCTAACATGAACGATTCTGAGGGTTCTAAGGAGGCTGCTGCAGAGTTGAAGCCTCTCATCGCTGCCGGCGCTGAAAAGGGTTGCCCTATCTGCAAGGAGCTCAAGACTTTGGATCACTACCTGGTTAAGCGTTCACAGTGGATCATCGGTGGTGACGGTGCTTCTTATGATATCGGTTACGGTGGTCTCGACCACGTATTGGCTTCTGGTGAGGATGTTAACATCCTGGTACTCGATACTGAGGTTTACTCTAACACTGGTGGTCAGTCTTCTAAGTCTACTCCACTCGGTGCTATCGCACAGTTCGCTGCTCAGGGTAAGCGTATCCGCAAGAAGGATCTCGGTTTGATGCAGACTACATACGGTTACATCTACGTAGCTCAGGTAGCTATGGGTGCTGACAATGCTCAGACATTGAAGGCTATCCGCGAGGCTGAGGCTTATCCAGGTCCATCACTCATCATCGCTTACGCACCATGTATCAACCATGGTTTGAAGCGTAAGGGCGGTATGGGTCGTTCACAGCACGAGGAAGAGTTGGCTGTTGAGTGCGGTTACTGGCACTTGTGGCGTTACAACCCACTGTTGGCTGACGAGGGTAAGAACCCATTCACACTCGACTCTAAGGCTCCTAAGTGGGAGAACTTCCGCGACTTCTTGCTCGGTGAGGTTCGTTACCTCTCTGTACAGAAGGCATTCCCTAAGGAGGCTGATGAGCTCTTCTCTCAGGCAGAGAAGATGGCTAAGCTCCGTTACCAGACTTACGTTCGTAAGAGCCAGGAGGACTGGAGCGAGCAGATTTAA
- a CDS encoding ATP-binding cassette domain-containing protein, whose protein sequence is MGKNGAGKSTLLKIIAGVRNAALEIARRTASR, encoded by the coding sequence ATGGGAAAGAATGGCGCAGGAAAGAGCACATTGCTTAAGATCATCGCCGGTGTGAGAAATGCTGCTCTTGAAATCGCCAGACGTACTGCTTCTCGATGA
- a CDS encoding M13 family metallopeptidase, protein MKMKMILPMMLIAALPLGADAQNKSGLVMSNLDKTVKPADSFYQFATGGWQKNNPLPAAYSRYGSFDQLAENNNKRINTILSELQKKTYKAGTIEQKLSDFYKLSMDVDSRNKAGIAPVKPLMDEIEAAKTKDELQKLQVKYAWMGLGLGYGAGFAADEKNVTMNIYNLMQGGLTLGAKDYYLNNDAATVAIREAYKTYLSKMFQLYGFSADEAAKKAAAVFLHETTLATFSKSRTELRDPQANYNKMTLAEFKENYPNIPLEALANAEGIKSEYLKEMIVGQPAFFAGYDKVAAAECAGTLKALMEWDVISSSASYLSDEIREARFEFFGKTMSGRKEDYPLWKRATTQVEAQLGEALGRIYCKRYFPESSKKMMEALVKNLQISLGQRIDAQTWMSDATKKAAHDKLDKFYVKIGYPNKWTDFSKLRIDPSKSYYENVMACRKFANDKEIAEKAGKPVDKDEWFMTPQTVNAYYNPTTNEICFPAGILQYPFFDPKADAAFNYGAIGVVIGHEMTHGFDDQGRQYDASGNLKDWWTAADAEGFNKRADMYADFFSNIKVLPDLNANGRFTLGENLADHGGLMVSYNAFKNATAKKPLKNKDGFTPDQRFFLAYAGVWGQNITDKEIRNRVKDDPHSLGKWRVDGALPHIDAWYEAFGVKQGDKLFIPKNQRLELW, encoded by the coding sequence ATGAAAATGAAAATGATCTTACCGATGATGCTGATTGCAGCTCTGCCATTAGGCGCTGATGCTCAGAATAAATCGGGTCTTGTCATGAGTAATCTCGACAAGACAGTGAAGCCAGCAGACAGTTTCTATCAGTTTGCTACAGGCGGATGGCAGAAGAACAATCCTCTTCCTGCCGCTTACAGCCGTTATGGCAGTTTTGACCAGCTGGCTGAGAACAACAACAAGCGCATCAACACCATTCTTTCTGAACTCCAGAAGAAGACTTACAAGGCAGGAACCATCGAGCAGAAATTGTCTGATTTCTATAAACTCTCTATGGATGTTGACAGTCGCAATAAGGCTGGAATCGCTCCAGTAAAGCCTCTGATGGATGAGATAGAAGCTGCCAAGACCAAGGACGAGCTTCAGAAGCTTCAGGTTAAATATGCATGGATGGGTCTCGGTTTGGGTTATGGTGCAGGTTTCGCTGCCGATGAGAAGAACGTAACCATGAACATCTACAACCTGATGCAGGGCGGTCTTACTCTCGGTGCCAAGGATTATTACCTCAATAACGATGCTGCAACCGTAGCTATCCGTGAGGCTTATAAGACTTACCTCAGCAAGATGTTCCAGCTCTACGGTTTCTCTGCTGATGAAGCTGCCAAGAAGGCTGCTGCCGTATTCCTTCATGAAACAACGCTCGCTACTTTCTCAAAGAGCCGTACCGAACTTCGTGATCCTCAGGCCAACTACAACAAGATGACCTTGGCAGAATTCAAGGAGAATTATCCTAACATTCCTCTCGAGGCACTTGCCAACGCTGAGGGAATCAAGAGCGAATATCTCAAGGAGATGATCGTAGGTCAGCCTGCTTTCTTCGCCGGTTATGACAAGGTGGCAGCTGCAGAATGTGCAGGCACATTGAAGGCTTTGATGGAGTGGGACGTCATCAGTAGTTCTGCTTCTTACCTCAGCGATGAGATTCGCGAAGCCCGTTTCGAATTCTTTGGCAAGACTATGAGTGGCCGTAAGGAGGATTATCCTCTTTGGAAGCGCGCTACTACTCAGGTAGAGGCTCAGTTGGGCGAGGCGCTCGGTCGCATCTACTGCAAGCGCTATTTCCCAGAAAGCTCTAAGAAGATGATGGAGGCACTCGTGAAGAATCTTCAGATCAGCCTCGGTCAGCGTATCGATGCTCAGACCTGGATGAGTGATGCTACAAAGAAAGCTGCTCACGACAAGCTCGACAAGTTCTATGTAAAGATTGGTTATCCTAACAAGTGGACTGATTTCAGCAAGCTCAGAATCGACCCATCTAAGAGCTATTATGAGAACGTAATGGCTTGCCGCAAGTTTGCCAACGATAAGGAGATTGCAGAGAAGGCAGGAAAGCCAGTGGATAAGGATGAGTGGTTCATGACTCCTCAGACCGTGAATGCTTACTATAATCCTACTACCAATGAGATCTGCTTCCCAGCCGGTATTCTCCAGTATCCTTTCTTCGATCCTAAGGCTGATGCTGCATTCAACTATGGTGCTATCGGCGTAGTAATCGGCCATGAGATGACTCACGGATTCGATGATCAGGGTCGTCAGTATGATGCTAGCGGTAATCTGAAGGACTGGTGGACAGCTGCTGATGCAGAAGGTTTCAACAAGCGTGCTGATATGTATGCTGATTTCTTCAGCAACATCAAGGTATTGCCTGACCTGAATGCCAACGGCCGTTTCACCCTCGGCGAGAACCTTGCCGACCATGGTGGTTTGATGGTTTCATACAATGCCTTCAAGAATGCTACAGCCAAGAAGCCATTGAAGAACAAGGATGGTTTCACTCCTGACCAGCGTTTCTTCCTCGCCTATGCAGGTGTTTGGGGACAGAACATTACTGATAAGGAAATCCGCAACCGCGTAAAGGATGATCCTCATTCTCTCGGCAAGTGGCGTGTTGATGGTGCGCTTCCTCATATCGATGCATGGTATGAGGCATTTGGTGTAAAGCAGGGTGACAAGCTGTTCATTCCTAAGAACCAGCGCCTGGAGCTTTGGTAA
- a CDS encoding ABC-F family ATP-binding cassette domain-containing protein, whose protein sequence is MISVEGLKVEFGVKPLFHDVSFVINDRDRIALVGKNGAGKSTMLKILCGLQKPTAGVVAIPNETTIGYLPQVMKLQDDTTVKEETRKAFAHNTEMKARLDKMQQEMADRTDYESESYAQLVEKFTQEHERYMMMGGENYEAEIERTLSGLGFTRDDFERPTKEFSGGWRMRIELAKILLQKPDVLLLDEPTNHLDIESIQWLEQFLAQSAKAVVLVSHDRAFINNVTNRTLEITCGRVEDYKVKYDEYVVLRAERREQQLRAYENQQKEIADIKDFIERFRYKPTKAVQVQSRIKQLEKIVPIEVDEVDNKQMHLKFPPCLRSGDYPIICDEVRKDYGAHTVFDHVTFTIKRGEKVAFVGKNGEGKSTLVKCIMGEIPFTGTLKIGHNVQIGYFAQNQAQLLDENLTIFQTIDNVATGEMRLKVNDLLGAFMFGGETSEKFVKVLSGGERSRLAMIKLLLEPVNLLILDEPTNHLDMQSKDVLKEAIKAFDGTAIIVSHDREFLDGLVDKVYEFGGGKVREHLGGIYDYLRAHNAENINQALANQSMASAGSPSANTSGSSVASGSTADSLASATSGKQSYAEHKEQQKKIRKAEKAVKECEAKIEKLEARKKEIDELLMKPENATNMELVTEYTELMKGLDEENERWMLLAEELEEVSK, encoded by the coding sequence ATGATTTCAGTAGAAGGACTGAAAGTAGAGTTTGGCGTCAAGCCTCTCTTTCATGATGTAAGTTTCGTCATCAATGACCGCGACCGCATTGCCCTGGTGGGTAAGAATGGTGCCGGAAAATCTACGATGCTCAAGATTCTCTGCGGTTTACAGAAACCTACTGCTGGCGTTGTGGCTATTCCTAACGAAACCACTATCGGCTATCTGCCACAGGTGATGAAACTGCAGGACGATACGACCGTGAAAGAGGAAACCCGCAAGGCTTTCGCCCATAATACCGAGATGAAGGCGCGTCTGGACAAGATGCAGCAGGAAATGGCCGACCGCACCGACTATGAGAGCGAAAGCTATGCTCAGCTTGTAGAGAAGTTTACCCAGGAACATGAACGCTACATGATGATGGGTGGCGAAAACTATGAAGCAGAGATAGAGCGTACCTTGAGCGGTCTTGGCTTTACGCGCGATGATTTCGAGCGCCCAACCAAGGAGTTTTCCGGTGGTTGGCGAATGCGTATCGAACTTGCCAAGATTCTGTTGCAGAAGCCTGATGTCCTGCTCCTCGATGAGCCTACGAACCACCTTGATATTGAAAGTATCCAGTGGTTGGAGCAGTTCCTGGCGCAGAGTGCAAAGGCTGTGGTTCTGGTGAGCCACGACCGTGCTTTTATCAACAATGTAACTAACCGTACCCTCGAAATTACTTGCGGAAGGGTAGAAGACTATAAGGTGAAATACGATGAGTATGTTGTATTGCGTGCCGAACGCCGCGAGCAGCAGCTCCGTGCTTACGAAAACCAGCAGAAGGAGATTGCCGACATCAAGGATTTCATCGAGCGGTTCCGCTACAAGCCTACCAAGGCGGTTCAGGTGCAGAGCAGAATCAAGCAGCTCGAGAAAATCGTGCCTATCGAGGTAGATGAGGTTGACAACAAGCAGATGCACCTCAAATTCCCTCCTTGTCTCAGAAGTGGCGATTATCCTATCATCTGCGATGAGGTGCGCAAGGATTACGGCGCACACACCGTCTTCGACCATGTTACTTTTACCATCAAGCGTGGCGAGAAGGTGGCCTTCGTGGGTAAGAACGGCGAGGGTAAGTCTACCCTGGTAAAATGTATCATGGGTGAGATTCCTTTCACCGGAACGCTCAAGATTGGTCATAATGTGCAGATTGGTTATTTCGCCCAGAATCAGGCGCAGCTCTTGGATGAGAATCTTACCATCTTCCAGACTATTGACAATGTGGCAACAGGCGAAATGCGTCTGAAGGTGAACGATCTCCTGGGCGCCTTCATGTTTGGCGGCGAGACTTCAGAGAAGTTTGTCAAGGTTCTGAGTGGAGGCGAACGCAGCCGACTGGCTATGATCAAGCTCCTGCTCGAACCGGTGAATCTCCTCATTCTCGATGAGCCTACCAATCACCTCGACATGCAGTCGAAGGATGTGCTGAAAGAAGCCATCAAGGCTTTCGATGGAACAGCCATCATCGTGAGCCACGACCGTGAATTCCTCGATGGTCTGGTTGATAAGGTCTATGAGTTTGGCGGCGGCAAGGTTCGTGAGCATCTCGGTGGCATTTACGATTATCTCCGTGCCCATAATGCCGAGAACATCAATCAGGCTCTTGCCAACCAGAGCATGGCTTCTGCCGGTTCGCCTTCTGCCAATACTTCCGGCTCTTCTGTCGCATCAGGTTCTACAGCCGACAGTCTTGCCTCTGCCACATCCGGCAAGCAGAGCTACGCTGAACATAAGGAACAGCAGAAGAAGATCCGCAAGGCTGAGAAAGCCGTGAAGGAATGTGAGGCGAAGATTGAGAAACTGGAAGCTAGAAAGAAGGAGATTGATGAACTTCTGATGAAACCGGAAAATGCAACCAACATGGAACTCGTTACTGAATACACCGAACTCATGAAGGGTCTCGATGAGGAGAACGAGCGCTGGATGCTCCTTGCGGAAGAACTGGAAGAAGTTTCGAAATAA